From Pseudomonas sp. StFLB209, a single genomic window includes:
- a CDS encoding DUF2242 domain-containing protein, whose translation MFNVLNVRTACWVSALLMAAGCSSPKQAIYDHEHFDDAGTFSRTYPASDTASCEAARRALLSQGYIITSNDPKMISGRKSFQQTGDTHIEISFNVVCADDAHAGTSSMFANALQDRYALKKTNTSASLGVGVLGSVSMPIGSTDDSMVKVASETVASTKFYERFFGLVENFLPPEVKQAAHIVEQPKPDMGVPEATAPAPAALVPAAAPATAPAAAPEQPPAPATETAAPVAAPADTSQPLAAPVEAGSFKVEQVESPAAPTDSAHPLDSEPSSLEELLEQHSAPAEQSPPAE comes from the coding sequence ATGTTCAATGTTCTGAATGTTCGTACTGCCTGCTGGGTGTCTGCCCTGCTCATGGCTGCTGGTTGTTCCTCGCCCAAGCAGGCGATCTACGATCATGAGCATTTCGATGACGCCGGAACCTTCTCGCGCACCTACCCGGCCAGCGATACCGCGTCCTGCGAGGCGGCGCGGCGGGCACTGCTCAGCCAGGGCTACATCATCACCAGCAACGACCCGAAGATGATCAGCGGGCGCAAGAGCTTCCAGCAGACTGGCGATACCCATATCGAAATCAGCTTCAACGTGGTCTGCGCCGATGACGCCCATGCCGGTACGTCGAGCATGTTCGCCAACGCCCTGCAGGACCGCTACGCGCTGAAGAAAACCAACACGTCGGCCAGCCTGGGCGTCGGTGTGCTGGGCTCGGTGTCGATGCCGATCGGTTCCACCGACGATTCGATGGTCAAAGTGGCCAGTGAGACCGTCGCATCCACCAAGTTCTACGAGCGCTTTTTCGGCCTGGTAGAGAATTTCCTGCCGCCGGAAGTCAAGCAGGCGGCGCACATCGTCGAGCAACCCAAGCCTGACATGGGTGTGCCTGAAGCGACCGCGCCGGCACCGGCTGCGCTGGTCCCTGCTGCGGCTCCTGCAACTGCTCCGGCGGCCGCCCCTGAGCAGCCGCCAGCGCCAGCCACCGAAACCGCAGCGCCAGTAGCCGCGCCCGCTGACACAAGCCAGCCACTCGCCGCGCCCGTCGAAGCCGGTTCATTCAAGGTTGAGCAGGTCGAGTCGCCGGCCGCGCCGACAGACAGTGCCCATCCCCTCGACAGCGAGCCGAGTAGTCTGGAAGAGCTGCTTGAGCAGCATTCCGCTCCCGCAGAGCAGAGCCCGCCCGCCGAGTAA
- a CDS encoding IclR family transcriptional regulator: MQVIDRSIVLLRTLSSQKNGASALDLARLTGIDRTTIHRLLKTLTYWSLIESHNGTYRLGPECLVYSTAYLNRLNLRKIALPYAIELQRVTADRQAIVSVSVPVGDQVVLIERMWTPITPLNVIVDLADHFPLEGSPSGRAILATYDTAQAIAVLGAERHARVLPNLDTIRQQQDFAFGHNEFKPGLSSVAYPIRAGDGPAIGALVVAGLEMESEIHPQSPLASHVRRACDGIAAQLGDL; the protein is encoded by the coding sequence GTGCAAGTCATTGACCGCTCGATCGTGCTGCTGCGCACGCTTTCCAGCCAGAAGAACGGCGCCAGCGCGCTGGATCTGGCGCGCCTTACCGGAATCGACCGGACCACCATTCACCGGCTGCTCAAGACCCTGACCTACTGGAGCCTGATCGAGTCGCACAACGGCACCTACCGGCTCGGCCCGGAGTGCCTGGTGTACTCCACCGCTTACCTGAACCGCCTGAATCTGCGCAAGATCGCCCTGCCCTACGCCATCGAACTGCAACGCGTCACCGCTGACCGCCAGGCCATCGTCTCGGTCTCGGTGCCGGTGGGCGACCAGGTGGTGTTGATCGAGCGCATGTGGACCCCCATCACGCCGTTGAACGTGATTGTCGATCTGGCCGACCACTTTCCACTGGAAGGTAGCCCGAGCGGCCGCGCCATCCTGGCCACCTACGATACGGCTCAAGCCATTGCCGTGCTGGGCGCCGAACGCCACGCCAGGGTGCTGCCAAACCTGGACACCATCCGTCAGCAACAGGACTTCGCCTTCGGCCACAACGAGTTCAAGCCCGGCCTGTCATCGGTGGCCTACCCGATCCGCGCTGGCGACGGCCCGGCAATCGGTGCGCTGGTGGTTGCCGGGCTGGAGATGGAAAGCGAAATCCATCCGCAGTCGCCGCTGGCCAGCCATGTGCGCCGCGCCTGTGACGGGATCGCGGCGCAACTGGGCGACCTGTAG
- a CDS encoding class I adenylate-forming enzyme family protein, with product MDISTLLSQAAHKWPERIALYEPAVHRSLSFADLDRQLTAFGLALERLNVQAGARVALLAEASINYLLADYGCMATGRVRVPLDPALSGEELLAQVRDAGAQLLLFSSHYQALAGQLRQAGVPCLALEGFAEASALPLPARAAQPAQALASLNYTGGTTGLPKAVMHRHASLCAVLQNIVMARGAVPGDVLLNVRPLWPIAAVAVLGHLLSGGQVVLGGRFEAPAFIGQLREHQAAFSSLVPTQLLRLLREAGTAAADLPSLKTLDIGAAALASEVLEGACQLFGSRLSVLYGMTEAPWSCYLNVAQMAATRAAGESAQGLVGRPVFSAALRIDQPDEQGVGEILIAGPQLMAGYWQQPELTERTLADGWLRSGDLGSIRADGLLSVQGRCKDIIRSGGKSVQPSEVEQSLRELAQVTDVHVFGLADLEWGEQVCAAVVLSEPGALSDQQLIEHCRARLSRFKVPRRIWFLNELPRSHYGKVQQNRLLAELDAGPGQ from the coding sequence ATGGATATCAGCACCCTGTTGAGTCAGGCCGCGCACAAGTGGCCTGAACGTATTGCTCTGTATGAGCCGGCAGTGCACCGCAGCCTGAGCTTTGCGGATCTGGACCGGCAACTGACGGCCTTCGGCCTGGCGCTGGAGCGTTTGAATGTGCAGGCCGGTGCACGGGTGGCGCTGCTGGCCGAGGCCAGCATCAATTACCTGCTGGCCGACTATGGCTGCATGGCGACAGGCCGGGTGCGGGTGCCGCTGGACCCGGCGTTGTCGGGTGAGGAACTGCTGGCACAGGTGCGTGACGCGGGGGCGCAGTTGCTGCTGTTCTCCAGCCACTATCAGGCGCTGGCCGGGCAACTGCGCCAGGCAGGTGTGCCGTGTCTGGCCCTGGAGGGCTTTGCCGAGGCATCCGCGCTGCCGTTGCCCGCCCGTGCAGCCCAGCCGGCGCAAGCCCTGGCTTCGCTGAACTACACCGGCGGTACGACGGGCCTGCCCAAGGCCGTGATGCACCGGCATGCCAGCCTGTGTGCGGTGTTGCAGAACATCGTCATGGCCCGTGGTGCAGTGCCGGGTGATGTGCTGCTCAACGTGCGCCCGCTCTGGCCAATCGCGGCGGTCGCGGTACTGGGGCATCTGCTCAGTGGCGGCCAGGTGGTGCTGGGCGGGCGCTTCGAGGCGCCAGCATTCATCGGTCAGTTGCGTGAGCATCAGGCGGCTTTCAGTTCGCTGGTTCCGACCCAGCTGTTGCGCCTGCTGCGCGAAGCCGGCACTGCGGCAGCTGATCTGCCCTCGTTGAAAACCCTGGACATCGGTGCGGCGGCGCTGGCCAGCGAGGTTCTGGAGGGCGCATGCCAGTTGTTCGGCAGCCGGCTGAGCGTGCTGTATGGCATGACCGAAGCACCGTGGAGTTGTTATTTGAACGTGGCGCAGATGGCCGCGACCCGTGCTGCGGGTGAGTCTGCTCAAGGGCTGGTCGGACGCCCGGTGTTCTCGGCGGCGCTGCGCATCGACCAGCCGGACGAACAGGGGGTGGGCGAGATTCTGATCGCCGGACCGCAACTGATGGCCGGCTACTGGCAGCAGCCTGAGCTGACCGAGCGCACCCTGGCCGACGGCTGGCTGCGCAGTGGCGATCTGGGCAGTATCCGCGCTGATGGCCTGCTAAGCGTGCAAGGTCGCTGCAAGGACATCATCCGTAGCGGCGGTAAATCGGTGCAGCCGAGCGAGGTCGAGCAGAGCCTGCGTGAGCTGGCCCAGGTGACCGATGTCCATGTGTTTGGCCTGGCAGATCTGGAGTGGGGTGAGCAGGTGTGTGCTGCCGTGGTACTCAGTGAGCCTGGCGCGCTCTCGGACCAGCAACTGATCGAGCACTGTCGCGCGCGGCTGTCGCGTTTCAAAGTGCCGCGGCGCATCTGGTTTCTCAATGAGCTGCCGCGCTCACACTACGGCAAGGTGCAGCAGAACCGGTTGCTGGCCGAACTTGATGCAGGGCCGGGCCAGTGA
- a CDS encoding alcohol dehydrogenase catalytic domain-containing protein: MKAIVLKGFGGPEQLQVEEVPTPQPGRGEVLVRVHAAGVCHHDLLHRAGQLPGAHTGVVLGHEVAGEVVQVGDDVLNLAVGARVVIYQRRFCGQCRQCLRGRQDLCRALGLPSVDTEGAYAEYLRVPAISAVPLPEGLDYVQAALASCPIATSVRALHGEAALKPGETVLINGASGGLGAHQIQLARALGARVIAVTGSAEKREFLEALGAHEVIVSNGSYSAEVWRLTGKRGVDVAIENLGHMLEDTLRSMSLGGRVVVLGNVSPGAVAVNPGLLIGRRLKLQGSGSATLEELRTALALIAAGQVRPLIDRVLPFPEVAQAHALLESRQVNGRIVLSGW; this comes from the coding sequence ATGAAAGCGATAGTTCTGAAAGGCTTCGGCGGGCCCGAGCAGTTGCAGGTCGAAGAGGTGCCCACCCCGCAGCCGGGGCGCGGCGAAGTGCTGGTCAGGGTGCACGCCGCCGGTGTCTGCCACCACGATCTGCTGCACCGTGCCGGGCAGCTGCCCGGCGCACACACCGGTGTGGTGTTAGGCCATGAGGTGGCCGGGGAAGTGGTGCAGGTCGGTGACGATGTGCTGAATCTGGCCGTCGGGGCACGGGTGGTGATCTACCAGCGGCGGTTCTGCGGCCAGTGCCGGCAGTGCCTGCGCGGTCGCCAGGACTTGTGCCGGGCACTGGGCCTGCCGTCGGTGGATACCGAGGGCGCCTATGCCGAGTACCTGCGGGTGCCGGCCATTTCTGCCGTCCCATTGCCCGAGGGGCTCGACTATGTGCAGGCGGCGCTGGCTTCGTGCCCGATCGCCACCAGCGTGCGCGCCCTGCATGGCGAGGCTGCGCTCAAACCGGGTGAAACGGTGCTGATCAACGGCGCCAGCGGCGGCCTGGGCGCGCATCAGATTCAGTTGGCCCGAGCCTTGGGCGCGCGGGTCATCGCCGTGACTGGCAGCGCTGAAAAGCGCGAGTTTCTTGAGGCGCTGGGCGCCCATGAGGTGATTGTCAGCAACGGCAGCTACAGCGCCGAGGTCTGGCGACTGACCGGCAAGCGTGGCGTGGACGTGGCCATTGAAAACCTTGGGCATATGCTGGAGGACACCCTGCGCAGCATGAGCCTGGGGGGGCGGGTGGTGGTACTGGGTAACGTCAGCCCCGGGGCGGTAGCGGTCAATCCCGGATTGCTGATTGGCCGACGCTTGAAACTGCAGGGGTCGGGTAGCGCGACGCTTGAAGAGCTGCGCACCGCGCTGGCGTTGATCGCCGCCGGCCAGGTCAGGCCGCTGATCGACCGGGTGTTGCCGTTTCCTGAGGTGGCCCAGGCTCATGCACTGCTGGAGTCGCGGCAGGTCAATGGGCGCATCGTCCTGAGCGGGTGGTAA
- a CDS encoding enoyl-CoA hydratase/isomerase family protein: MTVEYQKQGDGVLLVTLNRPERLNALDSQTKAALGQVWQRAQDDTDVRAIVLRGAGERAFCAGSDLKEIHSTGQTASSDVLANALPGVGVNLRKPVIAALHGHTLGLGISLAIHCDLRIARTDTQFSFPEVRHGMLSGFSAITLPSLIGEAAALDIMLSARTFDADQALALGLVNEVVDDPHSRALELAAQLAAHDPRAVEWSKTLLLAERRERLQRHLALVDQARIDVMRDR; the protein is encoded by the coding sequence ATGACAGTCGAGTATCAGAAGCAGGGCGACGGCGTTCTGCTGGTCACCCTCAACCGCCCGGAGCGTCTCAACGCGCTGGACAGCCAGACCAAGGCCGCACTGGGTCAGGTGTGGCAACGCGCCCAGGACGACACCGACGTACGCGCCATCGTGCTGCGCGGTGCCGGCGAGCGGGCGTTTTGCGCCGGTTCCGACCTCAAGGAAATTCACAGCACCGGCCAGACCGCCAGCAGCGACGTGCTGGCCAACGCTCTGCCTGGGGTGGGCGTCAACCTGCGCAAGCCAGTGATCGCCGCTTTGCACGGCCATACCCTGGGGCTGGGCATCAGCCTGGCGATTCACTGCGATTTGCGTATCGCCCGTACCGACACGCAATTCAGTTTCCCGGAAGTGCGCCACGGCATGCTGTCGGGCTTCAGCGCCATCACCCTGCCGAGCCTGATCGGGGAAGCCGCGGCACTGGACATCATGCTCAGCGCCCGGACCTTCGATGCCGATCAGGCGCTGGCCCTGGGGCTGGTCAATGAGGTGGTCGACGACCCGCACAGCCGCGCCCTGGAACTGGCCGCGCAACTGGCCGCCCATGACCCGCGCGCGGTCGAGTGGAGCAAAACCTTGCTATTGGCCGAACGCAGAGAACGGCTGCAACGGCATCTGGCGCTGGTCGATCAGGCCAGGATCGACGTCATGCGTGACCGATAA